In Myxococcaceae bacterium JPH2, the following are encoded in one genomic region:
- a CDS encoding ATP-binding protein — translation MADDGKASQGQGVPMARGGAMRASPVDEGPSPYGASRSAPRTSTATVSRPPFPPGAGGPRGEPARPPPPVQEAPPRANVRPPSARAPLVRPTPPDALQALQEVKVQAQEAARLDPELEKAVAFTHFDTAGSDDNHVTLLITREDVPKLASQSLVRIQSRADGRTYLGIVVRGPFAEPNAVPANSSMAVGVVTQGKKLDYTFDFHGRAEVEVLGEEVEGALEPPRFRPQPQSPVFLLDEAESARVLGVGGDLCLGRVVGYERMEARLNPRDKALFPRHTGILGTTGGGKSTTVATLIHRAQAAGIATIVFDVEGEYTHVDEPADHPAMKEALRRRGQTPEGVRDLHIHHVHGRKSRNPRHRNLHPFSLQFSRLSPYAVAEILDLSEAQLERFIRAYDVTKLLLGDFGIFPKPHDPKTLRQALELDEHTAGYPHMTLQHLLDVVSVYIHSLSAEGRAEGTSRARGSARKQGSLLDGLEADDAPAPEEDTPARAPGLVLYSEFRTASHKVMARVRAQPSRNEISWKALAGKLHRLHRVKLFDTGNSGVNYDALIQPGRVSIIDLSDTESPQLNNLVIADLLRGVQDAQEESYERSQAQDTPVTPVLLIIEEAHEFLSHSRVTTQMQNLFEQVANIAKRGRKRWLGLVFVTQLPQHLPDEVLGLINQFVIHKMTDIGVISRLKKTVGGIDESLWNRVSRLAPGQALVSFSSFTRPLLVAVDPAPMKRLLVD, via the coding sequence ATGGCGGATGATGGCAAGGCATCACAAGGCCAGGGGGTTCCCATGGCGCGCGGTGGCGCGATGCGTGCCTCGCCCGTGGACGAGGGCCCCAGTCCTTATGGCGCATCGAGGTCCGCGCCTCGGACCTCGACCGCAACGGTGAGCCGGCCTCCCTTCCCCCCCGGCGCGGGCGGCCCACGCGGCGAACCCGCGCGGCCTCCCCCACCCGTGCAGGAGGCCCCGCCTCGCGCGAATGTCCGCCCCCCCTCGGCGCGCGCGCCCCTGGTCCGCCCCACACCTCCCGACGCCCTCCAAGCGCTCCAGGAAGTGAAGGTACAGGCGCAAGAGGCCGCGCGACTCGACCCGGAGCTGGAGAAGGCCGTGGCCTTCACGCACTTCGACACGGCCGGGAGCGACGACAATCACGTCACGCTGCTCATCACCCGCGAGGATGTTCCCAAGCTCGCCTCCCAGTCGCTCGTGCGCATCCAGTCACGGGCGGATGGGCGCACGTATCTGGGCATCGTGGTACGGGGTCCGTTCGCGGAACCCAACGCGGTCCCCGCCAATTCGAGCATGGCGGTGGGCGTGGTGACGCAGGGCAAGAAGCTCGACTACACCTTCGACTTCCACGGCCGCGCGGAGGTGGAGGTGTTGGGCGAGGAGGTGGAGGGCGCGCTCGAGCCACCGCGCTTCCGTCCACAGCCGCAGAGCCCCGTGTTCCTGCTCGACGAAGCGGAGAGCGCGCGCGTGCTCGGCGTGGGCGGCGACCTGTGCCTGGGGCGCGTGGTCGGCTACGAGCGGATGGAGGCCCGGCTGAATCCCCGGGACAAGGCGCTCTTCCCTCGCCACACCGGCATCCTCGGGACGACGGGCGGCGGCAAGTCCACCACGGTCGCAACCCTCATCCACCGGGCCCAGGCCGCGGGCATCGCGACCATCGTGTTCGACGTGGAGGGCGAGTACACGCATGTGGATGAGCCCGCGGACCACCCCGCGATGAAGGAGGCACTGCGCCGGAGAGGACAGACTCCCGAGGGCGTGCGAGACCTCCACATCCATCACGTGCACGGGCGGAAGAGTCGCAACCCGCGGCATCGGAACCTGCACCCGTTCTCGCTCCAGTTCTCGCGCCTGTCGCCGTACGCGGTGGCGGAGATCCTCGACCTCTCCGAGGCGCAGTTGGAACGCTTCATCCGGGCCTACGACGTCACGAAGCTCCTCTTGGGGGACTTCGGCATCTTCCCCAAGCCCCATGACCCCAAGACCCTCAGGCAGGCGCTTGAACTGGACGAGCACACCGCGGGCTATCCGCACATGACGCTCCAGCATCTCCTGGACGTGGTCAGCGTCTACATCCACAGCCTCAGCGCCGAAGGCCGCGCGGAGGGCACGTCCCGCGCTCGCGGTTCGGCGCGCAAGCAGGGCTCGCTCTTGGACGGCCTCGAAGCGGACGACGCGCCAGCGCCTGAAGAAGACACCCCGGCGCGCGCACCGGGGCTCGTGCTCTACAGCGAGTTCCGCACCGCGTCGCACAAAGTCATGGCACGGGTGAGGGCGCAGCCCAGCCGGAATGAAATCAGTTGGAAGGCCCTGGCGGGAAAGCTCCACCGCCTGCACCGGGTGAAGCTCTTCGACACGGGCAACTCGGGCGTGAACTACGACGCCCTGATTCAGCCCGGGCGCGTGTCCATCATCGACTTGTCCGACACGGAGTCGCCCCAGCTCAACAACCTCGTCATCGCTGACCTCTTGCGCGGCGTCCAGGATGCCCAGGAGGAGAGCTACGAACGCTCGCAAGCGCAGGACACTCCCGTCACCCCCGTGCTCCTCATCATCGAGGAGGCCCACGAGTTCCTCTCCCACAGCCGCGTCACGACGCAGATGCAGAATCTCTTCGAGCAAGTGGCGAACATCGCCAAACGCGGGCGCAAACGCTGGCTGGGGCTCGTCTTCGTGACGCAACTGCCGCAGCACCTCCCCGACGAGGTGTTAGGGCTCATCAACCAGTTCGTCATCCACAAGATGACCGACATCGGCGTCATCTCCCGGCTGAAGAAGACCGTGGGTGGCATCGATGAGAGCCTTTGGAACCGGGTGTCTCGATTGGCCCCAGGTCAAGCCCTGGTCTCGTTCAGCAGCTTCACCCGACCGCTGCTCGTCGCGGTGGATCCCGCCCCCATGAAGCGCCTGCTCGTGGACTGA